The proteins below are encoded in one region of bacterium:
- the hslV gene encoding ATP-dependent protease subunit HslV, giving the protein MRLRATTVLAVLKDGRGAIGSDGQVTLGHTAVKHGAVKVRRIFGGQVLAGFAGGAADAFSLFEKFEGHLERYRGHLKRATVEMAREWRSDRILRRLEAMMVVMDKDDIFVVSGNGDVIRSDDEVTAIGSGGPYALAAARALVAHSELDAPTICRRGLEIAGGICIYTNTNITVLELGEAGEDA; this is encoded by the coding sequence ATGAGACTCAGAGCGACGACCGTGCTGGCGGTCCTCAAGGACGGCCGCGGCGCCATCGGCAGCGACGGCCAGGTGACCCTGGGCCACACGGCGGTCAAGCACGGGGCGGTGAAGGTGCGGCGCATCTTCGGCGGCCAGGTGCTGGCCGGCTTCGCCGGCGGTGCGGCCGACGCCTTCAGCCTCTTCGAGAAGTTCGAGGGCCACCTCGAGCGCTACCGCGGACACCTCAAGCGGGCCACCGTCGAGATGGCCCGCGAGTGGCGCAGCGACCGCATCCTGCGGCGCCTCGAGGCCATGATGGTGGTCATGGACAAGGACGACATCTTCGTGGTCTCGGGCAACGGCGACGTCATCCGGAGCGACGACGAGGTGACGGCCATCGGCTCCGGCGGGCCCTACGCCCTCGCCGCGGCGCGCGCCCTCGTGGCCCACTCCGAGCTGGACGCTCCGACCATCTGCCGCCGCGGCCTCGAGATCGCCGGCGGCATCTGCATCTACACCAACACGAACATCACGGTGCTCGAACTGGGCGAGGCCGGAGAGGACGCCTGA
- a CDS encoding tyrosine recombinase XerC, protein MAADQPHNRPDPLQPFLAYLRHERGMSPRTVEAYGRDVRAFLATAVAFGVLADPPEAAQWSRLAGQRALIRGHLAQMRRAERRLTTVDRNLAGIRAFYRWLQTTGVLEKVPGNLGTGRGGRERRLPRDLNVELATALIESPDPATARGRRDRAILELIYGLGLRLAELTGLDLGDLDFPGGRVKVLGKGNKERVLPLGGCAERALSAHLAERLDPGTWRDVRDGAVRGDAARLPVFEGRPGRRIARRTVQDRVSRYATELAGTAGVSPHTLRHSFATHLLDGGAGIRVVQELLGHQNLSTTQVYTHLGRGRLREVFDAAHPRAGRRSAEAPPGREPDDDPRT, encoded by the coding sequence ATGGCGGCGGACCAGCCCCACAACCGACCGGATCCCCTGCAGCCCTTCCTGGCCTACCTGCGGCACGAGCGCGGCATGAGCCCGCGCACGGTCGAGGCCTACGGCCGCGACGTGCGGGCCTTCCTGGCCACGGCGGTGGCCTTCGGGGTGCTGGCCGACCCGCCGGAGGCGGCCCAGTGGTCGCGCCTGGCGGGCCAGCGGGCCCTGATCCGCGGGCACCTGGCCCAGATGCGCCGGGCCGAGCGGCGGCTGACCACCGTCGACCGCAACCTCGCCGGCATCCGCGCGTTCTACCGCTGGCTCCAGACCACCGGCGTGCTGGAGAAGGTGCCCGGCAACCTCGGCACCGGCCGCGGCGGCCGCGAGCGGCGCCTGCCGCGCGACCTGAACGTGGAACTGGCCACGGCGCTCATCGAGAGCCCGGATCCCGCCACGGCCCGGGGCCGGCGCGACCGGGCCATCCTCGAACTCATCTACGGCCTGGGTCTGCGGCTCGCCGAGCTGACGGGCCTGGACCTCGGCGACCTCGACTTTCCCGGCGGGCGGGTGAAGGTCCTGGGCAAGGGGAACAAGGAGCGCGTGCTCCCCCTGGGCGGCTGCGCGGAGCGGGCCCTGTCCGCGCACCTGGCCGAGCGGCTCGACCCGGGCACCTGGCGCGACGTGCGCGACGGCGCCGTGCGCGGCGACGCGGCCCGGCTGCCCGTCTTCGAGGGCCGGCCCGGCCGCCGCATCGCGCGGCGCACGGTCCAGGACCGGGTGTCCCGCTACGCCACGGAACTGGCCGGCACCGCGGGCGTTTCGCCGCACACGCTGCGGCACAGCTTCGCCACGCACCTGCTCGACGGGGGGGCGGGCATCCGGGTGGTGCAGGAACTGCTCGGTCACCAGAATCTTTCGACCACCCAGGTGTATACCCACCTGGGTCGCGGGCGGCTGCGCGAGGTTTTCGACGCGGCCCACCCGCGGGCCGGACGGCGAAGCGCGGAAGCGCCTCCCGGCCGCGAGCCCGATGACGATCCCCGGACCTGA
- the hslU gene encoding ATP-dependent protease ATPase subunit HslU: MEIKQLHTETMWSCAEIVAMLDRYIIGQDEAKKAVAIALRNRWRRMQLPDEMRREVVPNNIILIGPTGVGKTEIARRLSQLADLPFLKVEATKFTEKGYVGRDVDAMVRDLVENAIALVRRRAEERFTGDIDAAVENRLVDSLFPPLAGMSDDPERLARWERSREKIRKQLREGVLDDKDVSVTTETSKVPIANIFTSAGEEFDASFGESLKNMFPKERTEKKMSVAKARRHLREQEAESRLDMDQIVAEAIELVENGGIVFLDEIDKIAGGRGGGGGGPDVSREGVQRDLLPIVEGAAVSTKYGPVKTDHVLFLAAGAFHMSKPSDLIPELQGRFPIRVELQSLSEDDFVRILRDTEGSLIRQYEALLGVDGCDVTFTDDALAELAHLAAELNKRLENIGARRLQTIMAQLLDDLMFDVPDPARTSFTVDRAFVNERLAAIIRDEDLSRYIL; the protein is encoded by the coding sequence ATGGAGATCAAGCAGCTCCACACCGAGACCATGTGGTCGTGCGCCGAGATCGTCGCCATGCTCGACCGCTACATCATCGGCCAGGACGAGGCCAAGAAGGCCGTCGCCATCGCCCTGCGCAACCGCTGGCGCCGCATGCAGCTGCCCGACGAAATGCGCCGCGAGGTCGTGCCCAACAACATCATCCTCATCGGCCCGACCGGCGTGGGGAAGACCGAGATCGCGCGCCGCCTGTCGCAGCTGGCCGATCTGCCGTTCCTCAAGGTCGAAGCCACCAAGTTCACCGAGAAGGGCTACGTGGGCCGCGATGTCGACGCCATGGTGCGCGACCTGGTGGAGAACGCCATCGCCCTGGTGCGGCGACGGGCCGAGGAACGGTTCACCGGCGACATCGACGCCGCGGTGGAGAACCGTCTCGTGGACAGCCTCTTCCCGCCCCTGGCGGGCATGAGCGACGATCCGGAGCGCCTCGCGCGCTGGGAGCGCAGCCGGGAGAAGATCCGCAAGCAGCTGCGCGAGGGCGTGCTCGACGACAAGGACGTCTCGGTGACCACCGAGACATCCAAGGTCCCCATCGCCAACATCTTCACCTCCGCGGGCGAGGAGTTCGACGCCTCCTTCGGCGAAAGCCTGAAGAACATGTTCCCCAAGGAGCGCACCGAGAAGAAGATGTCGGTGGCCAAGGCCCGCCGGCATCTGCGCGAGCAGGAGGCCGAGTCGCGACTGGACATGGACCAGATCGTCGCCGAGGCCATCGAGCTGGTGGAGAACGGCGGCATCGTCTTCCTCGACGAGATCGACAAGATCGCCGGGGGCCGGGGCGGGGGAGGCGGCGGGCCCGACGTCAGCCGCGAGGGCGTCCAGCGCGACCTGCTGCCCATCGTCGAGGGGGCGGCTGTCAGCACCAAGTACGGGCCGGTGAAGACCGACCACGTCCTCTTCCTGGCCGCCGGCGCCTTCCACATGAGCAAACCGAGCGACCTGATCCCCGAGCTGCAGGGCCGTTTCCCGATCCGCGTCGAGCTGCAGAGCCTCAGCGAGGACGATTTCGTGCGCATCCTGCGCGACACCGAAGGCAGCCTGATCCGCCAGTACGAGGCCCTGCTGGGAGTCGACGGCTGCGACGTGACCTTCACCGACGACGCCCTGGCCGAGCTGGCCCATCTCGCCGCCGAACTGAACAAGCGCCTGGAGAACATCGGCGCCCGGCGGCTGCAGACCATCATGGCCCAGCTGCTGGACGATCTCATGTTCGACGTGCCCGACCCGGCGCGGACCTCCTTCACCGTGGACAGGGCCTTCGTCAACGAGCGCCTGGCCGCGATCATCCGGGACGAGGACCTGTCCCGGTACATCCTGTAG
- the argF gene encoding ornithine carbamoyltransferase encodes MLSKKDFLAIDDFSLAELRGILDLAREQKPLARSHQLPHSHPNRTLACVFAKPSLRTRISFEVGFRQLGGNTLFITDKEIGMGTRESVHDVAEVLSRFVDGIMIRWFDHQEVVDLARHATVPVINGLTNLSHPCQVMADIMTIEEHLGTIEGRNVVMVGDGNNLANSWLNASIVFPFNFILACPEGYLPDEGIVRKAEAAGASFMITHDPQEAVEGAHVIYSDAFYSMGQEEEAVQRRKDFAPFQISSELLAAADEKHIVLHCLPAHRGEEITDEVMDGPHSVVFDEAENRMHAQRAILAGLIR; translated from the coding sequence GTGCTTTCGAAGAAGGATTTCCTGGCGATCGACGACTTCAGTCTCGCCGAACTGCGGGGCATCCTGGACCTGGCCCGGGAGCAGAAGCCCCTCGCGCGCAGCCACCAGCTGCCCCACAGCCATCCGAACCGCACCCTGGCCTGCGTCTTCGCCAAGCCCAGCCTGCGCACCCGGATCAGCTTCGAGGTCGGCTTCCGGCAGCTCGGCGGCAACACCCTGTTCATCACCGACAAGGAGATCGGCATGGGCACGCGCGAGTCGGTGCACGACGTCGCCGAGGTGCTGAGCCGCTTCGTGGACGGCATCATGATCCGCTGGTTCGACCACCAGGAAGTCGTCGACCTGGCGCGTCACGCCACCGTGCCGGTGATCAACGGCCTGACCAACCTGAGCCACCCCTGCCAGGTCATGGCCGACATCATGACCATCGAGGAGCACCTCGGCACCATCGAGGGCAGGAACGTGGTCATGGTCGGCGACGGGAACAACCTCGCCAACAGCTGGTTGAACGCGTCGATCGTCTTCCCCTTCAACTTCATCCTGGCCTGCCCCGAGGGGTACCTGCCGGACGAGGGGATCGTGCGGAAGGCCGAGGCGGCCGGCGCCTCGTTCATGATCACCCACGATCCGCAGGAGGCCGTGGAGGGCGCCCACGTCATCTACAGCGACGCCTTCTACAGCATGGGGCAGGAGGAGGAGGCGGTGCAGCGCCGCAAGGACTTCGCGCCCTTCCAGATCAGCAGCGAACTGCTCGCGGCCGCCGACGAGAAGCACATCGTGCTGCACTGCCTGCCGGCGCACCGGGGCGAGGAGATCACCGACGAGGTCATGGACGGCCCGCACTCGGTCGTCTTCGACGAGGCCGAGAACCGGATGCACGCCCAGCGCGCCATCCTGGCCGGCCTCATCAGGTAG
- the trmFO gene encoding methylenetetrahydrofolate--tRNA-(uracil(54)-C(5))-methyltransferase (FADH(2)-oxidizing) TrmFO yields MTGPTPRVTVVGGGLAGCEAALQLARLGVPVELVEMRPARPTPAHDGDALAQIVCSNSLKSTAPGTASGLLKDELDLLGCRLLALARTCAVPAGSALAVDKALFSAAVADALAGEPLVTVSRRETTELTPRPDHLWLVATGPLTSDDLVAALGEITGRPGLHFFDAIAPTVTAESLDLDILYRAARYGKGEDDYLNAPLDRAAYEALHADLLAAEKAAVHDFDRAFLFDGCQPIEEIAASGPQSMAFGPLRPVGLIDPRTGRRPHAVVQLRQENVEGTLYGLVGFQTRLKFPEQKRVFRRIPGLADAEFVRYGQLHRNFFLDTPRCCADDFSLVGRRDVFVAGQITGVEGYVESIASGLHTAWQAAARLAGVTLPALPAASMLGALLHGFLFDTTTARLSPMNANFGIVPDLAEPVRGKRDRKLAKAARARDALAAWRDEPPVGRLLGG; encoded by the coding sequence ATGACGGGCCCGACGCCCCGCGTGACGGTCGTGGGGGGCGGCCTGGCCGGCTGCGAGGCGGCCCTGCAGTTGGCCCGGCTCGGGGTTCCGGTCGAACTGGTCGAGATGCGGCCCGCGCGCCCGACCCCGGCCCACGACGGCGACGCCCTCGCCCAGATCGTCTGCAGCAACTCCCTGAAGAGCACGGCCCCGGGCACCGCGTCGGGGCTGTTGAAGGACGAGCTCGACCTGCTCGGCTGCCGCCTGCTGGCCCTGGCCCGCACCTGCGCCGTGCCCGCCGGCAGCGCCCTCGCCGTGGACAAGGCGCTGTTCTCGGCGGCGGTGGCCGACGCCCTGGCCGGCGAACCCCTCGTCACCGTCTCGCGCCGCGAGACCACGGAGCTCACGCCCCGCCCCGACCATCTCTGGCTCGTCGCCACCGGCCCCCTCACCTCGGACGACCTGGTCGCCGCGCTGGGGGAAATCACCGGGCGTCCCGGCCTGCACTTCTTCGACGCCATCGCCCCGACGGTGACGGCCGAGTCCCTCGACCTGGACATCCTGTACCGCGCCGCCCGCTACGGCAAGGGGGAGGACGACTACCTCAACGCGCCCCTGGACCGCGCCGCCTACGAAGCGCTGCACGCCGACCTGCTGGCCGCCGAGAAGGCCGCGGTGCACGACTTCGACCGGGCATTCCTCTTCGACGGGTGCCAGCCCATCGAGGAGATCGCCGCTTCCGGGCCCCAGAGCATGGCCTTCGGTCCGCTGCGCCCGGTGGGCCTGATCGATCCCCGCACCGGCCGCCGGCCCCACGCCGTGGTGCAGCTGCGGCAGGAGAACGTGGAGGGCACGCTGTACGGCCTGGTCGGTTTCCAGACCCGCCTGAAGTTCCCCGAGCAGAAGCGCGTCTTCCGCCGGATCCCCGGTCTGGCCGACGCCGAGTTCGTCCGCTACGGACAGCTGCATCGCAACTTCTTCCTCGACACGCCGCGCTGCTGCGCGGACGACTTCAGCCTCGTGGGGCGGCGCGACGTCTTCGTCGCCGGCCAGATCACGGGCGTCGAGGGCTACGTCGAGTCGATCGCCTCGGGCCTGCACACCGCGTGGCAGGCCGCCGCGCGCCTGGCCGGCGTGACGCTGCCCGCCCTGCCCGCGGCGAGCATGCTCGGTGCGCTCCTGCACGGCTTCCTCTTCGACACCACCACCGCCCGCCTGTCGCCCATGAACGCCAACTTCGGCATCGTGCCCGACCTCGCCGAGCCCGTCCGCGGCAAACGCGACCGCAAGCTGGCCAAGGCCGCCCGCGCCCGCGACGCCCTGGCCGCCTGGCGCGACGAACCGCCGGTGGGTCGGCTGCTCGGCGGCTGA